In one Paenibacillus sp. JQZ6Y-1 genomic region, the following are encoded:
- a CDS encoding ABC transporter ATP-binding protein encodes MWKLLRMLKPYWVSSLLAPLLMLLEVSMDLMQPTLMASIVDDGLMKNDLQHIITTGLLMLGVALIGLLGGVGCTIFSSMASQHFGNDLRIRLFEHIQTFSNRNLDTLQTGSLITRLTNDVVQLQSFVQLILRTIRSPLLLIGSLIMAIVISPKLTIILLISVPVLTVLLYVLIKVSFPLFSRMQSRLDQVNTVLQENLAGIRVVKAFVRGSYEEKRFDESNSGYTAVAIKAVRLLALNMPLMMLILNVSIVAVLWFGGMQSWNGSLEVGQLVAFINYVTQLLMSMLMLSSRLTMISRASVSANRINEVLETNSEIVDHSSAAADIIRGGEIQFRDVSFAYNADDNDVLQHISFTARPGETVAILGATGSGKSTLVSLIPRLYEVSSGSIMIDGTDIRQIELDHLRSRIGFVMQQTILFSGTIRDNIRYGHPQATEEQVIEAAKAAEAHEFIVQLSEGYDTVLGQRGINLSGGQKQRLSIARALLIQPSILIMDDSTSALDAVTEARIRQRLQRGTHGSTHIMIAQRVSSIRDADRIIILENGQIAAQGTHDELMRTSEAYRDIRQSQLREEEVHHG; translated from the coding sequence ATGTGGAAACTGCTCAGGATGCTCAAACCATACTGGGTATCCAGCCTGCTTGCACCCCTACTGATGCTATTAGAGGTCAGCATGGACCTGATGCAGCCAACGTTGATGGCGAGCATTGTGGACGATGGCTTAATGAAGAACGATTTGCAACACATTATTACGACCGGCCTGCTCATGCTTGGTGTCGCTCTGATTGGTCTGCTTGGTGGGGTAGGTTGTACGATCTTTTCCAGTATGGCTTCGCAGCATTTTGGCAACGATCTGCGGATTCGATTGTTTGAGCATATTCAGACCTTTTCCAATCGCAATCTGGATACACTGCAAACCGGTTCGTTGATTACAAGGCTGACCAATGACGTCGTACAGCTACAAAGCTTTGTCCAGCTCATTCTACGGACCATTCGCTCGCCGCTACTGCTTATCGGCAGTTTGATTATGGCGATTGTGATCAGTCCCAAGCTGACGATTATTTTGCTGATTTCGGTGCCAGTATTGACCGTTTTATTATATGTATTGATCAAAGTATCGTTTCCCTTATTTTCTCGTATGCAATCGCGACTAGATCAGGTGAACACCGTATTGCAGGAAAATCTCGCGGGTATTCGTGTGGTGAAAGCATTTGTACGCGGATCGTATGAGGAGAAGCGTTTCGATGAATCGAACAGTGGCTATACCGCCGTTGCAATCAAGGCGGTACGATTACTGGCGCTGAATATGCCGCTTATGATGTTGATTCTGAATGTCAGTATTGTAGCGGTGTTATGGTTTGGTGGAATGCAGAGCTGGAATGGCTCGTTGGAAGTGGGGCAGTTGGTCGCTTTTATCAATTATGTCACTCAGTTGCTCATGTCCATGCTGATGCTTAGCAGTCGCCTTACGATGATCTCGCGTGCCAGCGTATCCGCGAATCGTATCAATGAAGTGTTAGAAACGAATAGCGAGATCGTTGATCACTCATCTGCAGCTGCCGATATTATTCGTGGCGGCGAAATTCAATTTCGTGATGTGTCCTTTGCCTATAACGCGGATGATAACGATGTGCTTCAGCATATTAGCTTCACCGCTAGACCGGGCGAGACGGTCGCCATTCTCGGTGCTACCGGCTCGGGCAAATCAACGCTTGTCAGTCTGATTCCACGTCTGTACGAAGTGAGTAGCGGGAGCATAATGATTGATGGAACCGATATTCGGCAGATTGAACTGGATCATCTGCGTAGTCGGATCGGTTTTGTTATGCAGCAGACCATTCTATTCAGTGGTACGATCCGCGACAATATTCGCTATGGTCATCCGCAAGCAACCGAAGAACAAGTGATAGAAGCGGCAAAAGCAGCGGAAGCGCACGAGTTCATCGTTCAGCTCAGCGAGGGCTATGATACCGTGCTCGGTCAGCGTGGCATCAATCTGTCTGGCGGACAGAAGCAACGGCTATCGATTGCGCGCGCATTACTCATCCAACCATCGATTCTCATTATGGATGATAGCACCAGCGCGCTGGATGCCGTAACAGAAGCAAGGATTCGTCAGCGACTGCAACGTGGTACGCATGGCAGTACACATATTATGATTGCGCAGCGTGTATCGTCAATCCGTGATGCCGATCGGATTATCATTTTGGAAAATGGACAGATCGCCGCTCAAGGAACGCATGACGAGCTGATGCGAACAAGTGAAGCATACCGCGATATTCGGCAATCCCAGCTGCGTGAGGAGGAGGTGCATCATGGCTGA
- a CDS encoding ABC transporter substrate-binding protein: MVEWMEHEALQYMQLYERLNPERDVPLTCTATIAELADILYCTPRNVKFVLRKLEERSWINWQPGRGRGNHSQLEFRCHHHELVEQQLEHLLSRDRVKDALELTGTMENDEPFRERLWQRINIYLGLHREQEESSTQDVLRMIRYRPLEELNTVKVFTAFEVFLLRQLFDTLVCYDPQQEDFVPRIAHRWEANDTFTEWTFYLRKGIRFHDGSLLTARDVYSTVQRLRQRGRNISWLYSDMDEVIVHTDYTLTFCLAQPNAMFLHLLSNIFMGIVPEHEQGDETLNGSGPFRIAQRSASKLSLIAFDGYYGFRPMLDRVDVWFMPDEGHSNRYYRLSNGREEDEQYSRLINQPAQGGRYMLFNFNLPGVQHEAAFRQAIRLLYDRETMRRELGGDRISSAGSFLPWQSAKMSFPEIPLEQVRQQLTQSSYAGETLKLTFVDKYEERREAEWLQQRAQQVGLQLELEPQERKLIVGGHMVLAVEVLEDDWEWDLINYFSNEANYLHHMLGAEQLQQIHEMLYDIMRKEQEQRRQRLTQIVERLQQENWLLFGNHINQRAYFNRNLYGLHLDSFGFPNLSALWIKNR, translated from the coding sequence GTGGTGGAGTGGATGGAGCATGAGGCGTTGCAATATATGCAGTTGTACGAACGATTAAATCCAGAACGAGATGTACCGTTGACCTGCACAGCGACAATTGCTGAGTTGGCGGATATTTTGTACTGTACGCCGCGCAATGTGAAGTTTGTGCTGCGCAAGTTGGAGGAACGAAGCTGGATCAACTGGCAGCCGGGACGTGGACGCGGCAATCATTCGCAGCTTGAATTTCGCTGTCATCATCATGAGTTGGTAGAGCAGCAATTGGAGCATTTACTCAGTCGGGATCGGGTGAAGGATGCGCTAGAGTTGACGGGTACTATGGAGAATGACGAGCCCTTTCGGGAACGGCTATGGCAGCGGATTAATATTTATCTTGGTCTGCATCGTGAGCAGGAGGAGAGCAGCACACAGGATGTGCTGCGTATGATCCGTTATCGTCCGCTAGAGGAATTGAATACGGTAAAAGTCTTCACCGCATTCGAGGTATTTCTGCTGCGTCAATTGTTTGATACACTCGTTTGCTACGATCCGCAGCAGGAAGATTTTGTACCGCGTATTGCTCATCGCTGGGAAGCCAATGATACGTTTACGGAATGGACGTTTTATTTGCGGAAAGGGATTCGTTTTCATGATGGCAGTTTGCTGACTGCACGCGATGTATATTCTACGGTTCAGCGTTTAAGGCAGCGTGGACGCAATATTAGCTGGCTGTATAGCGATATGGATGAGGTGATCGTTCATACCGATTACACGTTAACTTTTTGTCTAGCGCAGCCGAATGCGATGTTTTTGCATCTATTGTCTAATATCTTTATGGGTATTGTGCCGGAGCATGAACAGGGTGACGAAACATTGAATGGTAGTGGTCCCTTTCGGATTGCACAGCGTTCTGCTAGTAAGCTATCACTGATCGCGTTTGACGGATATTACGGATTCCGTCCGATGCTGGATCGGGTGGATGTATGGTTTATGCCGGATGAAGGGCATAGCAATCGGTATTACCGTCTCAGTAACGGCAGGGAAGAAGACGAGCAATACAGTCGTCTGATCAATCAACCAGCGCAGGGTGGACGGTATATGCTGTTTAATTTTAATCTACCGGGTGTTCAGCATGAAGCAGCGTTTCGGCAAGCCATTCGTCTGTTGTATGACCGAGAAACGATGCGGCGTGAGCTAGGTGGGGATCGAATCTCGTCAGCGGGCAGTTTTTTACCGTGGCAAAGTGCGAAGATGTCCTTTCCAGAAATACCGCTGGAACAGGTACGGCAACAATTGACACAGAGCAGCTATGCTGGCGAGACACTTAAACTGACGTTTGTGGATAAATATGAGGAGAGGCGAGAAGCAGAGTGGTTGCAGCAACGAGCACAGCAGGTGGGCTTGCAGCTGGAATTGGAGCCACAGGAGCGTAAGCTGATCGTTGGCGGACATATGGTGCTTGCCGTAGAGGTGCTAGAGGATGATTGGGAATGGGATCTGATCAATTATTTCTCCAATGAGGCGAATTATCTGCATCATATGCTGGGCGCTGAGCAATTGCAGCAGATCCATGAGATGCTGTATGACATTATGCGCAAGGAGCAGGAGCAGCGCAGACAGAGATTGACACAGATTGTTGAACGATTGCAGCAGGAGAATTGGCTGTTGTTCGGGAATCATATTAATCAGCGTGCTTATTTTAATCGAAATCTGTATGGGCTGCATTTGGATTCGTTTGGATTTCCGAATCTGTCCGCATTGTGGATTAAAAACCGATAA
- a CDS encoding ABC transporter ATP-binding protein produces MADWQKPSSHAQDAKESNSPTRQETMPSMPGPGGRGPMRGNVPIVRAKHRTATIRRLWSYLNRQRKGLIIVYVFTVLNAILSLLGPYLLGRVIDLAIIPRDYTMLLKLAGMLLTIYVIGSAVSWVQAYVMTGVSQRTVYDLRRDLFGKYQQLPIPFFDKRAKGDLMSRATNDIDNVSNTLNQSVTQLLNSLIMLVGSLIIMLTLNIPLTIVALLTVPMILLASRRIAAMSRKYFKRQQRHLGELNGMIEESIGGQKIIRQYRREQTEATRFRHTSGELNQAGIRAQIASGLVGPVMNMVNNIDFALIASIGGWMAFHQLTTVGIIVSFLNYSKQFGRPIAELADQYNMIQSAIAGAERVFEIMDTPSEYESQTVRAASDGSAPSFTTGVKLQGNVQFDDVSFGYDPERMILKHIDFTAQPGEKIALVGPTGAGKTTVINLLNRFYEVNSGTVRIDGRDVRELDKDQLRSQVGMVLQDAHVFSGTIRDNIRFGRLSASDAEVEEAAQLANAAPFIARLPHGYDTVLAAEGSNLSHGQRQLLTIARAILANPTILILDEATSSVDTRTEMHIQQAMKTLMKGRTSFVIAHRLSTIRDADRILVIREGTVAEQGNHEQLLEQRGAYYELYNSQFQQGAQPESS; encoded by the coding sequence ATGGCTGATTGGCAAAAACCGTCTTCTCATGCGCAAGACGCCAAGGAAAGCAATTCCCCTACACGTCAAGAAACTATGCCATCCATGCCGGGTCCGGGCGGACGTGGACCGATGCGTGGCAATGTACCGATTGTGCGTGCCAAGCATCGCACTGCCACCATCCGCAGACTATGGAGCTATCTGAATCGTCAGCGCAAAGGCTTAATTATTGTCTATGTTTTCACCGTTCTGAATGCGATCCTATCGTTACTCGGACCATATCTACTTGGTCGGGTCATTGATCTAGCGATTATTCCGCGCGATTATACTATGCTACTCAAGCTGGCGGGAATGCTGTTAACCATTTATGTGATCGGCAGTGCCGTCTCGTGGGTGCAGGCGTATGTGATGACAGGTGTATCACAGCGTACGGTGTACGATCTGCGACGTGATTTGTTTGGGAAGTATCAGCAGCTGCCCATTCCCTTTTTTGATAAACGGGCAAAGGGCGATCTGATGAGCCGGGCGACCAATGATATTGATAATGTATCCAATACGCTGAATCAGAGTGTAACCCAATTGCTGAACAGTCTGATCATGCTGGTCGGTTCGCTGATTATTATGCTGACACTCAATATTCCGCTTACTATAGTAGCGCTATTAACAGTGCCAATGATTCTACTGGCAAGCCGCCGTATTGCTGCCATGAGCCGCAAGTATTTTAAACGTCAGCAACGTCATCTGGGCGAGCTTAACGGCATGATCGAGGAGTCGATTGGCGGGCAGAAGATCATTCGTCAGTATCGGCGTGAACAGACGGAAGCAACTCGGTTTCGTCATACAAGCGGTGAGCTGAATCAAGCAGGCATTCGAGCGCAAATCGCTTCTGGTTTAGTCGGACCTGTGATGAATATGGTAAATAATATCGACTTTGCACTGATTGCTAGTATTGGCGGCTGGATGGCATTTCATCAGCTAACGACAGTCGGTATCATCGTCAGCTTCTTGAACTATTCCAAGCAGTTTGGTCGCCCGATTGCTGAGCTGGCGGATCAGTACAATATGATTCAGTCTGCTATTGCTGGTGCGGAGCGTGTGTTTGAGATTATGGACACACCATCTGAGTATGAGTCGCAAACAGTACGTGCTGCAAGTGATGGATCTGCACCTTCGTTTACGACGGGTGTGAAACTACAGGGGAATGTTCAATTTGACGATGTATCGTTCGGTTATGATCCAGAGCGTATGATTCTCAAGCATATTGATTTCACTGCACAACCCGGCGAGAAGATTGCATTGGTAGGTCCAACAGGAGCAGGCAAGACGACAGTGATTAATCTACTGAACCGATTTTATGAAGTGAACAGTGGTACCGTTCGTATCGACGGACGTGATGTACGAGAGCTGGATAAGGATCAGCTGCGCAGTCAAGTGGGCATGGTGCTACAGGATGCGCATGTCTTTTCTGGAACGATTCGCGATAATATTCGCTTCGGTCGACTGAGTGCGAGCGATGCCGAGGTGGAAGAAGCAGCACAGCTTGCGAATGCAGCGCCATTTATTGCGCGCTTGCCGCATGGATATGATACCGTCTTAGCGGCGGAAGGGAGCAATCTGAGTCACGGTCAGCGGCAATTGCTGACGATTGCGCGTGCCATTCTAGCGAATCCGACTATTCTCATTCTGGACGAAGCGACAAGCAGTGTGGATACGCGAACCGAGATGCACATTCAGCAGGCGATGAAGACGCTGATGAAAGGACGTACGAGCTTCGTTATCGCTCACCGTCTCAGCACGATTCGTGATGCCGACCGTATTCTGGTCATTCGCGAAGGCACAGTTGCTGAGCAGGGGAATCACGAGCAATTGCTGGAGCAGCGCGGTGCCTACTATGAGCTGTATAACAGCCAATTCCAGCAGGGCGCTCAACCGGAATCCAGTTGA
- a CDS encoding cytoplasmic protein → MNTNNSKPIIQQAQGNPYPIIPTFEWMNPILLRRVQQLILPKQLSQLSHRTEHVQANLSAYTEQSTIENSLSNERILATLLQHIQQIGYTFDRELLQACHTLPVKVLIDLHQQIIPILQQMVGDHVNYTPMYPNFPNEVMAASDAQLYLNAVLHYACGTLPDHEAQPRPLLLDDTPLRFLSLAEESTGINIIRNLAAANGSLSEQDKEDLRTALQQIEDIELLLPEQIPYKENAAYIAAVLLDNGRASVQRLSVYFRTATDVLRLAAGLSGLDTSLAWAKKLPQLTRPFANLYNMNQGMNIQVNRTSGVNQESGTAVTDLAAAYHFRKFKRSERRLLLGLLERTVEPLEDMVLYREQWKRLGEILHPGEMRKQYPYAFAAFTALRRDKHIVTFRSEIERGLSVGDSAMIAKLGTRPGELARRLDKLLRSQPARTVVILDQFQQSANQLAVPLLLQMMAHFKHRHEPKRYRVFFPKGNMGKVVAMPNHLPALPDGVAQQLVQVIKEELKQRFAQQETLGRVYIDPALQQIPVPLSQRSASRALRALPRGSRVNMPDGDTVRLFCWWSDMREGSQTRVDVDLSVILMDENWQHIDTLAFYNLKSEFGVHSGDIVSAPNGASEFIDLHIPAVLAQTRARYATVQVNCFTGQAFAELPECFAGFMMRQYDQTGEIYEPRTVQSKFDLTVEAQQAVPFALDLHTREMIWMDAVLKNRSFQITAQDNMTGLQMLGHAFSDLRRPMLSELFTLHAEARGSIVEHIEDADTVFAMEEGITPYQTDRILAEFV, encoded by the coding sequence ATGAATACCAATAACTCCAAACCGATCATCCAGCAAGCACAAGGCAATCCATATCCCATCATCCCTACCTTTGAGTGGATGAATCCTATTTTGCTGCGTCGTGTACAGCAGCTTATCCTGCCTAAGCAACTATCTCAGCTCTCTCATCGAACAGAACACGTACAAGCTAATCTTTCAGCATATACCGAGCAATCGACTATAGAAAATTCATTGTCAAATGAGCGTATTCTAGCTACACTGCTTCAACATATACAGCAAATCGGCTATACATTTGACCGCGAGCTGTTGCAAGCATGTCATACCTTGCCAGTAAAAGTACTGATCGACTTGCATCAACAGATCATACCGATCCTGCAGCAGATGGTAGGCGATCATGTGAACTACACACCGATGTATCCCAACTTTCCAAATGAAGTGATGGCAGCTTCCGATGCCCAGCTGTATCTGAATGCGGTGCTGCATTACGCCTGCGGCACATTACCAGATCACGAAGCACAGCCTCGTCCGCTGCTACTGGATGATACTCCACTTCGATTCCTATCGCTTGCGGAGGAATCGACTGGCATCAACATCATACGCAATCTGGCAGCCGCCAACGGCTCGCTTTCCGAACAGGATAAAGAAGATCTGCGTACAGCGCTGCAACAGATCGAGGATATAGAGTTGCTGTTGCCAGAGCAGATTCCCTATAAGGAAAATGCTGCGTATATCGCAGCGGTCTTGTTGGACAATGGACGTGCTAGTGTTCAGCGATTGAGCGTGTATTTCCGCACAGCTACCGATGTGCTACGACTTGCTGCTGGCTTATCTGGTCTAGATACAAGTCTAGCGTGGGCGAAAAAGCTGCCGCAGCTCACGCGCCCATTTGCCAATCTGTACAACATGAATCAAGGTATGAATATTCAGGTGAATCGTACATCAGGTGTAAACCAAGAGAGTGGAACAGCGGTCACTGATCTCGCAGCGGCATATCATTTCCGCAAATTCAAGCGTTCGGAGCGTAGACTGCTGCTTGGCTTGCTAGAGCGTACGGTGGAACCGCTGGAAGATATGGTGCTATACCGTGAGCAATGGAAACGGTTGGGTGAGATTCTGCATCCTGGCGAGATGCGCAAGCAATATCCGTATGCGTTTGCAGCCTTTACAGCATTGCGCCGCGACAAGCATATCGTTACATTCCGCAGTGAGATCGAGCGCGGTTTGTCCGTCGGTGATTCCGCGATGATTGCCAAGCTAGGAACGCGTCCGGGCGAACTGGCACGACGCTTGGATAAGCTGCTACGCTCTCAGCCAGCACGAACTGTCGTTATTCTGGATCAGTTTCAGCAAAGTGCGAACCAGCTAGCGGTACCGCTACTGCTGCAAATGATGGCACATTTCAAGCATCGTCATGAACCAAAACGGTATCGTGTCTTTTTCCCGAAAGGCAATATGGGGAAAGTAGTGGCGATGCCGAATCATCTGCCTGCATTACCAGATGGAGTAGCGCAGCAGCTCGTACAAGTAATCAAAGAAGAATTGAAACAGCGCTTTGCCCAGCAAGAAACATTGGGACGGGTATATATAGATCCAGCACTGCAACAGATTCCCGTTCCATTGTCACAGCGTTCCGCAAGTCGCGCGCTTCGTGCATTGCCACGTGGAAGTAGAGTGAATATGCCGGATGGAGATACGGTGCGTCTATTCTGCTGGTGGAGCGATATGCGCGAGGGTTCACAAACTCGCGTCGATGTCGATCTGTCGGTGATCCTGATGGATGAGAACTGGCAACATATCGATACACTAGCTTTTTACAATCTAAAATCGGAATTTGGTGTGCACAGCGGTGATATTGTGTCCGCACCTAATGGAGCCTCCGAGTTTATTGATCTGCATATTCCGGCTGTATTGGCACAGACCCGTGCGCGTTATGCTACGGTGCAGGTAAACTGTTTTACGGGACAGGCATTCGCCGAGCTGCCAGAGTGCTTTGCCGGATTCATGATGCGTCAGTATGATCAGACGGGGGAGATTTATGAGCCACGCACAGTACAGTCGAAGTTTGACCTGACTGTTGAGGCGCAGCAAGCTGTGCCGTTCGCGCTGGACTTGCATACTCGCGAGATGATCTGGATGGATGCAGTATTAAAAAATCGCAGCTTCCAGATTACCGCACAGGACAATATGACGGGTTTGCAAATGCTGGGACATGCCTTTTCCGATCTGCGCCGACCAATGCTGTCCGAATTGTTCACCTTGCATGCAGAAGCAAGAGGTAGCATAGTGGAGCATATAGAAGATGCAGATACTGTGTTCGCAATGGAAGAGGGCATCACACCGTATCAGACGGATCGAATTTTAGCTGAATTTGTATAA
- a CDS encoding NAD(P)-dependent alcohol dehydrogenase: MVQTRVLSASHAKAPFEKTTIERRELRPNDILIDIKFSGICHSDIHSAYDEWGGGIFPMVPGHEIAGIVEAVGTDVTKFAVGDRVGVGCFVDSCGECEYCQRGDEQYCTQGVVQTYNSREYDGTPTYGGYSQKIVVKDRFVVSIPEKLEMNVASPLLCAGITTYSPLKYWNAGPGKKVAVIGVGGLGHLALQFAHALGAEVTALSRSMNKKDEAFEFGADHYFATGDPETFKQLAGQFDLILNTVSANMDVDAILSLLRVDGTLVNVGAPAEQDQYSVFSLIMGRRSIAGSLVGGIAETQEMLDFAAEHGIEPKIEVIHAHQVDEAYERVLNSDVRYRFVIDVATL, from the coding sequence ATGGTACAAACACGAGTATTGAGTGCTTCCCATGCTAAAGCACCTTTTGAAAAGACAACGATTGAGCGCAGAGAACTTCGTCCGAATGATATTTTGATCGATATCAAATTCAGTGGCATTTGCCATTCCGATATTCATAGCGCCTACGATGAGTGGGGCGGCGGTATTTTCCCTATGGTTCCAGGTCATGAGATTGCCGGAATTGTAGAAGCTGTCGGAACAGATGTAACCAAATTTGCAGTCGGCGACCGTGTCGGTGTTGGCTGTTTTGTAGATTCTTGTGGAGAATGTGAATACTGTCAGCGCGGCGACGAGCAATATTGCACCCAAGGCGTTGTACAAACGTACAACTCCCGCGAATATGATGGTACGCCAACCTATGGCGGTTATAGCCAGAAGATTGTCGTCAAAGACCGCTTTGTCGTTAGCATTCCAGAGAAGCTGGAAATGAACGTAGCAAGCCCACTGCTGTGCGCAGGTATCACTACCTATTCCCCATTGAAATACTGGAATGCGGGTCCGGGTAAAAAAGTAGCAGTCATCGGTGTCGGCGGACTGGGTCACTTGGCGCTGCAATTCGCGCATGCACTCGGCGCGGAAGTTACCGCACTGAGCCGCTCGATGAACAAAAAAGATGAAGCGTTTGAGTTTGGCGCGGATCACTATTTTGCAACGGGAGATCCAGAGACATTCAAGCAGCTGGCAGGTCAATTTGACCTGATTCTGAATACCGTATCTGCCAATATGGATGTAGACGCGATTCTGTCGCTGCTGCGTGTAGATGGTACGCTCGTTAACGTGGGTGCACCAGCTGAGCAGGATCAATACAGCGTGTTCTCCCTGATCATGGGTCGTCGCAGCATCGCTGGTTCCCTTGTAGGCGGTATTGCCGAAACGCAGGAAATGCTGGACTTCGCTGCCGAGCATGGCATCGAGCCAAAGATTGAAGTCATTCATGCGCATCAGGTGGATGAAGCATATGAGCGCGTCCTGAACAGTGATGTACGTTATCGCTTCGTTATCGATGTAGCAACACTGTAA